From one Lotus japonicus ecotype B-129 chromosome 3, LjGifu_v1.2 genomic stretch:
- the LOC130746286 gene encoding uncharacterized protein LOC130746286, producing MAAAEVRAARQKTADHCVVQEDAKRAPKFACCQSSCATSKLVDAGSASAADEPDQACVNDTHVNQKSSFSNRILDSRWWLNLHPNCGFEKGLANEKLKALEEKVENLEVGEENETCKGENFQEGIKQKTCMKGMQDEMMEIDSVGCSNQTLDFSLISDYSWIEGEKPHPWWQTTDRNELASFVSQKSLNNIENCDLPPPRKNYLGGQSNAYISDEKINTIGFDWEAKSSVFSNLTDQAQGSLDSGFMQGNLRHSHFACDKSPSYTSTIHEDVTEQAFEGDQSIAQLMEALCHSQTRARAAEEVAKQAYAEKEHIFTQFLMQASQLLAYEQWFRLLQLETDNTSQIKNKDQQVSTKFPETLPWILFEGRKLQKRKKLLVNAKKEMLGKLKSDRRTYAVAFALGLSLVGAGLLLGWTVGWMFPRL from the exons ATGGCAGCAGCAGAAGTGAGGGCTGCAAGGCAGAAAACTGCAGATCATTGCGTTGTCCAAGAAGACGCCAAACGAGCTCCTAAGTTTGCCTGTTGCCAATCTTCATGTGCAACATCAAAATTGGTTGATGCTGGATCTGCCAGTGCAGCAGATGAACCTGATCAGGCTTGTGTTAATGACACTCATGTTAACCAAAAATCTTCATTTTCCAATAGAATTCTTGACTCAAGATGGTGGTTGAATTTGCATCCTAACTGTGGGTTTGAAAAAGGCTTAGCAAATGAGAAGTTAAAAGCTTTGGAGGAAAAGGTTGAAAATTTGGAAGTTGGTGAAGAAAATGAAACATGTAAAGGAGAAAACTTCCAGGAGGGTATTAAGCAGAAAACTTGTATGAAAGGAATGCAAGATGAGATGATGGAGATTGATTCTGTTGGATGCTCCAACCAAACATTAGATTTCTCATTGATTTCAGATTATTCTTGGATTGAAGGTGAGAAACCCCATCCATGGTGGCAAACTACAGATAGAAATGAATTAGCTAGCTTTGTGTCACAGAAATCACTCAACAATATTGAGAATTGTGACCTTCCTCCTCCTCGGAAGAACTACCTAGGAGGACAATCAAATGCTTATATCAGTGATGAGAAAATTAACACAATAGGTTTTGATTGGGAAGCCAAATCTAGTGTCTTCTCCAATTTAACTGATCAGGCACAGGGAAGTTTGGATTCAGGATTTATGCAAGGAAATCTAAGACATTCACATTTTGCTTGTGACAAATCTCCAAG TTATACCAGTACCATCCATGAGGATGTCACAGAACAAGCTTTTGAGGGAGACCAAAGCATAGCTCAACTTATGGAAGCACTGTGTCATTCTCAAACACGTGCAAGGGCAGCAGAGGAGGTAGCAAAACAAGCTTATGCTGAGAAAGAGCACATTTTTACACAGTTTTTAATGCAGGCTTCACAACTTCTTGCATATGAACAATGGTTTCGTCTGCTGCAGCTAGAAACTGATAACACTTCTCAAATTAAGAATAAGGATCAGCAAGTCTCTACAAAATTCCCAGAGACACTTCCATGGATATTATTTGAAGGTAGGAAACTACAGAAGAGAAAGAAGCTACTTGTAAATGCCAAAAAAGaaatgctaggcaagctaaaaAGTGATAGAAGAACATATGCTGTTGCATTTGCTTTAGGATTGAGTCTTGTTGGGGCTGGCTTACTCTTAGGATGGACTGTTGGTTGGATGTTTCCTCGTTTGTAG